One Methanobacterium bryantii genomic window carries:
- a CDS encoding PAS domain-containing sensor histidine kinase encodes MNIKLEYGVVEIKEKDLLKEVEKLEEVNETLVSEFRYYITTEKESKRRIKQILENIMESYFEMDNKWHILDLNHNAEIEFDKKKEELIGKVFWNEFPPNKPIWDNFRRAQQEKKHIKFEAYSPISNKWFEMHIHPFEDGASVYFHDISERKKLEHDLKESEEKYRTIFENTINPTMIIEEDMTISMVNDEFERVSGYLKKEIEGTNWTEMIATEDIGMMMKYHCLRRINPDAAPRRYEAHLVHKNGEIMDVYMTIGLISERNRSIVSFMDITEIKKDEAELEKYRTHLEEIVEKRTEELEEVNKALVESEEKFRELFNKADDMITLVELNEKGIPGRFIEVNNVASQRLGYTREEFMDMTPADIVAPEKLMEIPENAAKLIENDCVRFEIVHKTKKGKRIPVEVVNHVFTLRGKKVSLAISRDITERKQHEEELEKLVKDLKRSNEELEKFAYVASHDLQEPLRTIASFTQLLERRYKGKFDKDADEFMDYVIGASFRMKKQIEGLLEYSKVKTDQSGFQPVNLGTVLSQVIENLRSLIEENGAVINHSPLPTVMGDYDQLRRVFQNLLGNAIKFRKQDIYPIIDISARENKEEYMFSIEDNGIGIEEQYMERIFVIFQRLHTMELYKGTGIGLSVVKRIVERHGGRIWVESEPDVGSTFYFTLPINNVKQ; translated from the coding sequence ATGAATATAAAATTAGAATATGGCGTGGTGGAAATTAAAGAAAAGGATTTACTTAAAGAAGTGGAAAAGCTTGAAGAAGTTAATGAAACTTTAGTTAGTGAATTCAGGTATTATATAACAACTGAAAAAGAATCTAAAAGAAGAATTAAACAAATTCTTGAAAATATAATGGAATCCTATTTTGAAATGGATAACAAGTGGCATATTCTAGATTTAAATCATAATGCAGAGATTGAATTTGATAAAAAAAAGGAAGAATTAATTGGAAAAGTTTTTTGGAATGAATTTCCTCCAAACAAGCCAATTTGGGATAATTTTCGTAGGGCCCAACAGGAAAAGAAACATATAAAATTTGAGGCGTATTCTCCTATTTCAAATAAATGGTTTGAAATGCATATTCACCCTTTTGAAGACGGTGCATCTGTTTATTTCCATGATATTAGTGAAAGAAAAAAATTAGAACATGATTTAAAAGAAAGTGAAGAAAAATACAGGACTATTTTTGAAAATACAATAAATCCCACCATGATAATTGAAGAAGATATGACTATATCCATGGTAAATGATGAATTTGAAAGAGTTTCAGGTTATCTAAAAAAAGAAATAGAAGGTACTAACTGGACTGAAATGATAGCTACAGAAGATATTGGCATGATGATGAAATATCACTGTTTAAGAAGGATAAACCCAGATGCTGCTCCAAGAAGATATGAGGCCCATTTAGTACATAAAAATGGAGAAATAATGGATGTTTATATGACTATTGGGCTTATTTCAGAAAGAAATAGGAGTATAGTCTCATTTATGGACATAACAGAAATTAAGAAAGATGAAGCAGAATTAGAGAAATATAGGACTCATCTTGAAGAGATTGTAGAAAAAAGAACAGAAGAACTTGAAGAGGTCAACAAGGCATTGGTTGAGAGTGAAGAAAAGTTCCGTGAATTATTTAACAAGGCAGATGATATGATTACTCTGGTAGAATTGAATGAAAAAGGAATTCCAGGTAGATTTATTGAGGTAAATAATGTTGCAAGTCAAAGATTAGGTTATACAAGGGAAGAATTTATGGATATGACTCCTGCAGATATAGTTGCCCCTGAAAAGTTAATGGAAATCCCAGAAAATGCAGCTAAACTGATCGAAAATGACTGTGTAAGATTTGAAATAGTCCATAAAACCAAAAAAGGTAAAAGAATACCTGTTGAGGTTGTTAATCACGTTTTCACCTTAAGAGGGAAAAAGGTATCCCTTGCTATTTCAAGGGATATTACTGAACGCAAACAGCATGAGGAAGAACTTGAAAAACTTGTTAAAGATTTGAAGCGTTCCAATGAAGAATTAGAAAAGTTTGCTTATGTGGCTTCTCATGACCTTCAGGAACCTCTTAGAACTATTGCAAGCTTTACTCAGCTTTTAGAACGTCGTTATAAGGGTAAATTTGATAAAGATGCAGATGAGTTTATGGATTATGTTATAGGTGCATCTTTTAGAATGAAGAAGCAAATTGAGGGCCTTCTTGAATATTCTAAGGTTAAAACAGATCAAAGTGGATTTCAACCTGTAAATTTGGGTACTGTTTTAAGTCAAGTAATTGAAAACTTAAGATCTTTAATTGAAGAAAATGGGGCTGTGATTAATCATAGTCCTCTTCCTACTGTAATGGGGGATTATGATCAGCTTAGAAGAGTTTTCCAGAATCTGCTTGGGAATGCAATTAAATTTAGAAAACAGGATATTTATCCTATAATTGATATTTCGGCACGTGAAAATAAAGAAGAATACATGTTTTCCATTGAGGATAACGGTATTGGAATTGAAGAACAGTATATGGAACGTATTTTTGTAATATTTCAAAGACTGCATACAATGGAACTGTATAAAGGAACTGGTATTGGATTATCAGTGGTTAAAAGGATCGTTGAACGCCATGGTGGACGAATATGGGTTGAATCAGAGCCAGACGTTGGATCGACTTTCTATTTCACTTTACCAATTAACAATGTGAAACAATAA
- a CDS encoding alpha-keto acid decarboxylase family protein: MGYTVGSYLAKRFEQMGIEHNFIVPGDFNLVLLDELLKNKNLEQVGCCNELDAAYAAEGYARAKGAGAVIITFNVGAFSAINGIAGAYAERLPVIFVSGSYNTNDPSAGHIPHHSLGIQDLNYQCEMISKVTCDAVQITHEADAPYLIDRVILNALSRRLPGYIEIPCNIADAPCLDPAPFETLFKPPASDPKVLEAAVNSAAEAINNANKPILLAGPNLRSYGAINAFRELAEALGCAVAVQPSAKSFFPENHPQFIGIYWGSVSSPGCEEIVDWADLIIAAGAVYTDYSTVGWTAQPPDGKTINIEPNRVRSPNSDHNGLNLHDFLYAIAKQVKKNDFSLMKFNKTRRDQKPIKPANPKKPLTRMEMIRQIQDLLSPKTTLFVESGDSWFNGMFMELPENASFEIEMQWGSIGWSVASTFGYALAVEPDQQVLSLIGDGSFQFTAQEVANMIRYELDNVILFVVNNHGYVVESEIHEGPYNYFKNWDYAGLIEVLNADDGHGLGLTASTGGELAEAIKKAKAHKGGSVLIECQIEHEDCSRELLEWGTKVGIANQRPPMH; this comes from the coding sequence ATGGGATATACCGTAGGAAGCTATCTTGCAAAACGTTTTGAACAAATGGGAATTGAGCATAATTTTATTGTTCCTGGTGATTTCAATCTTGTTCTGCTGGATGAGCTTCTAAAAAATAAGAATTTAGAACAGGTAGGTTGTTGTAATGAGTTGGATGCAGCTTATGCCGCTGAAGGATACGCAAGGGCAAAGGGTGCAGGTGCAGTAATTATTACATTTAATGTTGGTGCATTTTCTGCTATTAATGGTATTGCAGGTGCTTATGCCGAGCGCTTACCTGTAATATTTGTTTCCGGAAGTTATAATACAAATGATCCAAGTGCAGGTCACATTCCTCATCATAGTTTAGGTATTCAAGATTTGAATTATCAGTGTGAAATGATCAGTAAAGTGACATGTGATGCAGTACAAATTACTCATGAGGCGGATGCTCCTTATTTAATAGATAGGGTCATACTAAACGCACTAAGCCGCCGTTTACCTGGATATATCGAGATCCCATGTAATATAGCAGATGCTCCGTGCCTTGATCCAGCGCCTTTTGAAACATTATTTAAACCTCCTGCCAGTGATCCAAAGGTACTTGAAGCAGCAGTTAATTCTGCCGCTGAGGCAATAAATAATGCAAATAAGCCTATTCTTCTTGCAGGGCCAAACTTAAGATCATATGGGGCAATCAATGCATTTAGAGAACTAGCTGAAGCATTAGGTTGTGCTGTTGCAGTTCAACCAAGTGCAAAAAGTTTTTTCCCTGAAAATCACCCCCAATTCATTGGCATTTACTGGGGTTCAGTAAGCAGTCCGGGCTGCGAAGAGATTGTAGACTGGGCGGATTTGATTATTGCTGCAGGTGCAGTATACACAGATTACTCCACTGTTGGCTGGACTGCACAGCCGCCTGATGGAAAAACAATTAATATTGAGCCCAATAGAGTACGTTCTCCTAATTCTGATCATAATGGACTAAATTTACATGATTTTCTTTATGCCATTGCTAAACAGGTTAAGAAGAATGATTTTTCATTGATGAAATTTAATAAAACTCGCCGTGATCAAAAACCAATTAAACCGGCTAATCCCAAGAAACCTCTGACACGTATGGAAATGATAAGGCAAATTCAAGATTTACTCAGCCCAAAAACGACATTATTTGTTGAAAGTGGGGATTCCTGGTTCAATGGAATGTTCATGGAGCTACCCGAAAATGCGAGCTTTGAGATTGAAATGCAGTGGGGATCCATTGGGTGGTCAGTTGCGTCTACATTTGGTTATGCTTTAGCTGTTGAACCAGATCAACAGGTGTTGTCTTTAATTGGGGATGGTTCATTTCAGTTTACTGCACAGGAAGTTGCTAACATGATCCGCTATGAACTTGACAATGTGATTCTTTTTGTAGTTAATAATCATGGTTACGTTGTTGAATCTGAAATCCACGAGGGCCCATACAATTACTTCAAAAATTGGGATTATGCAGGACTAATTGAAGTATTGAACGCTGATGATGGTCATGGGTTAGGATTAACTGCCAGTACTGGTGGTGAACTTGCTGAGGCAATTAAAAAGGCGAAGGCCCATAAAGGCGGTTCTGTATTAATAGAGTGCCAGATTGAACATGAAGACTGCAGCCGTGAACTTTTGGAATGGGGAACTAAGGTAGGCATTGCAAATCAACGCCCGCCCATGCATTAA
- a CDS encoding PAS domain S-box protein — MGDKEQKKEKSIFTPPICNLTNGYCNIFENMGEGVSIFEVILNKEDKISDLRFIYLNLSSIFNKFGSREEIIDKTLIELCGIDNVSSYLKMAEDVVLTGKSMQYEFHFQQFNKHYLITAFSPHKNLCVTIDVDITRKKETEMQLKKQADLLNLTRDAIIVHDMDDKITFWNRGAEKRYGWREKEVLGKITHDLLKTEFPDSLKETCEKFIKNGYWEGELIHTKRSGEKIIVASRWALQKDENNKLLNFMEINTDITQSKKAEKELKDNYNIFNSIIENTTDAIFLKDLNGNYLMINSAGAKLVNKSIEEIIGKDDRALFSSGTAENIIKDDREVIESGQTKTYDEFTISGGKKTIYLSTKGVYRDHNGKIAGLFGIAKDITERIEAENALMESEAKYRTIFENTGIAFAIMEEDTTISLMNTEAEKIMGYSKDEIERKRKWTEFISKKDDLNKMEEYHRLRRADPDAAPKKYEFQAVTKGGSIKDIIITISMIPGTKKTIASFLDNTDRKNIERALKESEARYRTIFENTGIAFMLIEEDMTISLINEEVEKIFGFLKEEVEGKKKWTEFVASDDDLKRMKMYHQLRRENPESAPKEYEFHAVNKKGNIRNVFGTVSMIHGSKMSIASFLDITGRKKIENALKDSREEFKTLIENSPLGITRYDQNLRHVFINPAGAEVMGLPQEDYIGKTPAEIGIPEELSKTIESLLKRIFETGKPENLEFIIRGHKGLKYYDSRNIPEFDKNGNVKSVLSVAADITEQKKAQGELKDAHDTLELKVQERTKELNESNKQLRQEIEERKNAEKALYREKVRAQTYLDIAGVVLVAINRDLTVSLINKKGIEIVGYCADEIIGKSFIDFIPERFKSELTDIAIGIISGDLKEFKHYEGPILAKNGEERLISWNIAVLRDDDGNFINALISGEDITESKKADEKILRLANIVESSDDAIISLTLDGIITSWNRGAEKVYGYSAEEMVGKGYSLLFDPSQFKKVDEYISELKEGKNIIHYEAKRLRKDGIEIYVSMNLFSVKNVEGKVTGISVISRDITESKKAEEALRESEKRYRALYDDNPSMYFTVDTEGTILSVNPFGAERLGYTVSELTGKSLISMVFYEKDRKYAARNLRYSIENYGKVFYWEIRKIHRDGSLMWVKEISHAVKGPNGKIIVYVVCEDITERKNAEGALKESEERFKILFEYAPDPYFLTDMKGNFLDGNKAAERLVNFKKEKIIGKNLVELGLITGEQIVKAFDLLSKNIKGRATGPEEFILTRKDGKKLPVEITGYPIEIRGQKLVLGMARDISERKRSEEKLKETIHELKRSNEELQQFAYITSHDLQEPLRTIASFTQLLERRYKNKLDTDADEFIEFIIDAATRMKEMIQGLLDYSRIGTRGGEFNFTDIEEVLTIVLSNLHAAIVESGAKITYDKLPTVIADRNQLIQLFQNMISNAIKFKKNDVTPKIHISARKDEKKGEFIFSVSDNGIGLESQYKDKIFEVFKRLHTMDEYKGAGIGLAISKRIIERHGGRIWVESELDRGSTFYFTLPIRLAEISSF, encoded by the coding sequence ATGGGAGACAAAGAACAAAAAAAAGAAAAAAGCATATTTACACCACCTATATGTAATTTAACTAATGGTTACTGTAATATATTTGAAAATATGGGTGAAGGAGTTTCTATTTTTGAAGTAATATTAAACAAGGAAGATAAAATTTCTGATTTACGCTTTATATACCTAAATCTTTCCTCTATATTTAATAAATTTGGATCTCGCGAGGAAATTATTGATAAAACATTAATTGAACTATGTGGAATTGATAATGTTTCATCTTATTTGAAAATGGCTGAAGATGTGGTTTTAACAGGAAAAAGCATGCAGTATGAATTTCACTTTCAACAATTTAATAAACACTATTTAATAACTGCTTTTTCTCCACATAAAAACCTGTGTGTAACTATAGACGTAGATATTACACGAAAAAAAGAAACTGAAATGCAATTAAAGAAACAGGCCGATTTACTTAATCTTACCCGTGATGCGATCATCGTCCATGATATGGATGATAAAATTACTTTTTGGAATCGTGGAGCTGAGAAGAGATATGGGTGGCGTGAAAAAGAGGTTTTGGGAAAAATTACTCATGATCTACTTAAAACTGAATTTCCAGATTCACTAAAAGAAACCTGTGAAAAATTCATTAAGAATGGATACTGGGAAGGTGAATTAATTCATACAAAGCGCAGTGGTGAAAAGATCATTGTCGCAAGCAGGTGGGCGCTGCAAAAGGATGAAAATAATAAACTCCTGAATTTTATGGAAATTAACACCGACATTACCCAAAGTAAAAAAGCTGAAAAAGAATTAAAAGATAATTATAATATTTTTAATTCAATTATTGAAAATACCACTGATGCTATCTTTTTAAAAGATTTAAATGGTAATTATTTGATGATTAACTCTGCAGGAGCTAAATTAGTTAATAAATCTATAGAAGAAATCATTGGTAAGGACGATCGGGCATTATTTTCATCTGGGACTGCTGAAAATATTATCAAAGATGATAGAGAAGTTATCGAAAGTGGGCAGACAAAAACTTATGACGAATTTACCATTTCTGGTGGGAAAAAAACAATTTATCTGTCAACTAAAGGAGTTTACAGGGATCATAATGGAAAGATAGCGGGCCTTTTTGGTATAGCTAAAGATATAACTGAACGTATAGAAGCGGAAAATGCATTAATGGAATCGGAAGCTAAATATCGTACTATTTTTGAAAATACAGGAATTGCTTTTGCAATTATGGAAGAGGATACAACAATATCTTTAATGAATACTGAAGCTGAAAAAATTATGGGATATTCCAAGGATGAAATAGAAAGAAAAAGAAAATGGACGGAATTTATATCTAAAAAGGATGATTTAAATAAAATGGAAGAATATCACAGGCTCCGGAGAGCTGATCCTGATGCAGCGCCCAAAAAATATGAGTTTCAAGCTGTTACTAAAGGGGGCAGTATTAAAGACATAATCATCACTATTTCTATGATTCCTGGTACAAAAAAGACTATAGCATCCTTTTTAGATAATACAGATCGTAAAAATATTGAAAGGGCTTTGAAGGAGTCAGAAGCCAGGTATCGTACTATTTTTGAAAATACAGGCATTGCATTCATGCTTATTGAAGAAGATATGACCATATCTTTGATAAATGAAGAAGTTGAGAAAATTTTCGGCTTTTTAAAGGAAGAAGTAGAGGGTAAAAAGAAATGGACAGAATTTGTAGCCAGTGATGATGACTTAAAACGAATGAAAATGTACCATCAACTTCGTAGGGAGAATCCAGAATCTGCCCCCAAAGAATATGAATTTCATGCTGTTAATAAAAAAGGGAATATTAGAAACGTTTTTGGTACTGTATCTATGATTCATGGCTCTAAAATGAGTATAGCATCATTTTTAGATATTACAGGTCGTAAAAAAATTGAAAATGCCCTGAAAGATAGTAGGGAGGAATTCAAAACCCTGATTGAAAATTCACCTTTAGGTATAACAAGGTACGACCAGAATTTAAGGCATGTTTTCATTAATCCTGCTGGGGCTGAAGTAATGGGATTACCACAGGAAGATTATATTGGTAAAACTCCTGCAGAAATTGGAATACCTGAAGAGCTATCCAAAACTATTGAATCCCTCTTAAAAAGAATTTTTGAAACTGGAAAGCCTGAAAATCTAGAATTTATAATACGGGGTCATAAAGGGTTAAAATATTATGATTCTCGGAATATCCCTGAATTTGATAAAAATGGAAATGTAAAATCAGTACTTTCAGTTGCAGCTGATATAACTGAACAGAAAAAGGCTCAAGGTGAGTTAAAAGACGCACACGATACTCTGGAGCTTAAAGTTCAGGAACGAACAAAAGAACTTAACGAGTCTAATAAGCAATTAAGACAGGAAATAGAAGAGCGTAAAAATGCAGAAAAGGCGTTATATAGGGAAAAAGTAAGAGCGCAGACATATCTTGATATCGCAGGGGTTGTTCTGGTCGCGATAAATAGGGATTTAACTGTATCTTTAATAAATAAGAAGGGTATTGAAATTGTAGGGTACTGTGCTGATGAAATTATAGGAAAGAGCTTTATTGACTTTATTCCAGAAAGATTTAAGTCTGAATTAACAGATATTGCTATCGGTATAATATCTGGCGATTTAAAAGAATTTAAGCATTATGAAGGTCCTATTTTGGCAAAAAATGGTGAAGAAAGACTTATTTCATGGAATATTGCTGTACTTAGAGATGATGATGGTAATTTCATAAATGCACTTATTTCTGGAGAGGATATTACTGAAAGTAAAAAAGCAGATGAGAAGATCCTGAGATTGGCAAATATTGTTGAATCTTCAGATGATGCAATAATTAGTTTAACACTTGATGGGATTATAACAAGCTGGAACAGGGGAGCTGAAAAAGTATATGGTTATTCTGCCGAAGAAATGGTTGGAAAAGGATATTCTCTTTTATTTGATCCTTCTCAGTTTAAAAAAGTAGATGAATATATATCTGAACTTAAAGAAGGAAAAAATATAATACATTATGAAGCCAAACGGCTGAGAAAAGACGGTATTGAGATATATGTATCTATGAATCTATTCTCTGTCAAAAACGTTGAGGGAAAAGTTACTGGAATATCTGTAATTTCAAGGGATATTACTGAGAGTAAAAAGGCAGAAGAAGCGCTAAGGGAAAGTGAAAAGCGTTATCGTGCTTTATATGATGATAATCCCTCTATGTATTTTACAGTGGATACTGAGGGCACTATACTATCTGTGAACCCGTTTGGAGCTGAACGACTTGGTTACACTGTCTCGGAATTAACTGGTAAGTCATTGATATCAATGGTATTCTACGAGAAAGACAGGAAATATGCAGCACGTAATTTGAGATACAGTATAGAAAACTATGGAAAGGTGTTTTACTGGGAAATCCGTAAAATCCATAGAGACGGCAGTTTAATGTGGGTAAAAGAGATTTCACACGCTGTTAAAGGGCCTAATGGGAAGATAATAGTTTATGTTGTATGTGAAGATATTACTGAACGTAAAAATGCTGAAGGAGCACTTAAAGAAAGTGAAGAAAGGTTTAAAATATTATTTGAATATGCTCCTGATCCATACTTCCTCACTGACATGAAAGGAAACTTTTTAGATGGCAATAAAGCTGCTGAAAGACTTGTAAATTTTAAAAAGGAGAAAATTATAGGTAAAAATCTTGTTGAATTAGGCTTAATTACTGGAGAACAAATAGTTAAAGCATTTGATTTATTGAGTAAGAACATTAAAGGTCGTGCTACTGGTCCTGAAGAATTTATTCTCACTAGAAAAGACGGTAAAAAATTACCAGTTGAGATAACTGGATATCCAATAGAAATAAGGGGTCAAAAATTAGTTCTGGGAATGGCCAGAGATATAAGCGAGCGTAAAAGATCCGAGGAAAAATTAAAAGAAACAATACATGAATTGAAACGTTCCAATGAGGAATTACAACAATTTGCTTATATTACTTCCCATGATTTACAGGAACCGCTTAGAACCATTGCAAGTTTCACACAGCTTTTAGAAAGACGTTATAAAAACAAACTTGATACTGATGCCGATGAATTTATTGAGTTTATAATTGATGCTGCAACACGAATGAAAGAGATGATTCAAGGATTGCTTGATTATTCTAGAATAGGCACAAGGGGAGGTGAATTTAATTTTACAGATATTGAAGAGGTATTAACGATCGTTTTATCTAATCTCCATGCCGCAATTGTTGAAAGTGGAGCTAAAATTACTTATGATAAACTTCCAACAGTTATTGCTGATAGAAACCAGTTAATTCAACTATTCCAGAATATGATATCAAATGCCATTAAATTTAAAAAGAATGATGTTACTCCAAAAATTCATATATCTGCAAGAAAGGATGAAAAAAAAGGAGAATTTATATTTTCGGTTTCAGATAATGGAATCGGATTAGAATCTCAGTATAAAGACAAAATATTTGAGGTATTCAAAAGGCTGCACACTATGGATGAATATAAAGGAGCGGGGATAGGTCTTGCAATCAGTAAAAGAATTATTGAACGTCATGGGGGCAGGATTTGGGTTGAATCCGAATTAGATAGAGGATCTACGTTTTATTTCACTTTGCCCATTAGATTGGCTGAAATATCTAGTTTTTAA